The DNA region TTAATAAACTAAATCCTAAGCATATTGTACCTGTATTATATTCAGTAGCTAGCGATGGTAAAAAAATATATGCAGTAGCTAGAGGCATAATCTCTGAAGATAAAATTATCGACAATATTCTAGCAATCGATAGATATTATCATAAGTTGGAGACTACATGAGCACCAAAATCAGAGTTTATGCCATTACAATGCTATTATTGCTACAAGCTCCAGTATCACTAGCTTGGAATATCGAAAACGTATTTCAAGGAATGAGTATTAATGTCACAAGATCTGGATCATATCAAGATCAAGCGGCTGGATATTATGCGGCTGGCGGATTATCTGCCAGAACAAGCCAAACATCATTTCAGCCATTTGCTATAACTCCACCATCTTTAAACATGAGCTGTAGCGGTATTGATGCCTATCTTGGTAGCTTCTCTGTTATTTCTGGAGAAGAATTAGTTCAATTGATGAAAAACATTGGTTCTCAAGCTAAAGTCTATGCTTTTTCATTAGGATTAAAAACCTTTGCTCCTCAAATTGAGAATGCTCTCAAAGACTTACGTAATCTAGCAATGGAGATGAATCAATTTGCTAAGGGAGATTGCAAATTAACAAAAGCATTATTTGCTACAGCTTTACCAAGAAACTCAGCTATGAGAGAAGCTGTTTGCCGTGATATACAGTCACAAAGCGGGTTTGATTATTTTGCTGCTGGTAAAAAATGTCGTAATTATTTAGATCAAAAACAAGCTCTGCGACAAGCACAAAATAAGGATTCAGAGTTATGCTGGATGATTATAACATCTTCACTAAAGCAGCAGCAAAGGTTGGAATACCATCAAATATGCGTGATTCAATCATGTCTATGACTGGCACTATCGTGGTTACAAACAATAATGTGTACTTTTTTGACTCCTTAGCTCAGGATGAAAAAAGTTGGATTAGTCATTTAAAAGGTGGAGAATCAGCTTCAATTTACAGCTGTGATAGTGTTAGTTGCCTGCATCCAAGCCTACAACGAAATATCACAATATCACCAGAGCAGTCTTATGCAGGTAAAGCTAAGCAAAAATTGACTGATCTAAAAAATAAGTTTGATAAGAATTCTGAATATAGCAACTCTGAAATAGCCTTTTTATCTTCGATTGGAGATATATTTCCAATTTATGATTATATCACATTAGAAGCTATTTCTGGAGTCACAATTTTAGAGATCTCATCAGAATTAATAGCTAGCTATACATTAGTTCAGCATTTGAAGGAAGTAATCACCGAAATACGTAGAGCCGTTACTTCACTAGGTGCTAAGCAAGTTTCGAATGAACATTTAGAAAGATATTTGAAGGAATTGAATCGAGTACAACTTTTTGCAAATGAAAAATGGACTAGCCTACAAACCGATGCAAGTCGAATAGATAAAAGGGCTAGATTAATAGAGCAGCATTTAATAGCGAAGGAGAAAAGTTAATGGATTACGTAATATACACATTTGGTGGTGGAGATCTGTTATGGCATGTGTTTAATGGCATAGGCAGAGGTCTTTGCTTCAAATAGCGAATACTTCACTCCAGTGGGTCACTTAGCCTTGACTATTGGTGGCATATGGGCTGCTACTAGGGCTATTTTTAGAGGAAATATCGGCATCTTTGCTATGGGAATGGTTTTTTCCATCGATATTTATTTTTACGCTGTTATTTGCCCCCAAATCTACTGTTTGGCTGAAGGATGAAGTATCAATGAGTGCGCCAGTAAAGGTTGATAATATTCCCATAAGTATTGCAATGTTTGCTTCTCTTTCATCGCAAACGAGTTACTTTGTATCTAAAATTGATGACTTTTTTGCTAAAAATGCTGAATTAGTCTTGTCTGAAGCGTTGAAGCTATATCAGGATGACAAAGATATCATAAAACTAATTCATACAATCATTTACTCTGATAATAGACAATTTGTAAAAGCTTTTAGAAACACCGCTGTATCAGGCATTAGACTTCTTTCGAAACTATACAATGATGTAAAATGGTGTTATAAAAATCTGATTTGAAGTAATAATGAAATTAGATCAGATTAAAGAGTTAAAGGATGAAAAATTTCGTCGATTAACAGTAGTAAGGAAGGGAACATTCTCAAAGATGGTGGATATTTTGAGGAAAGCTGATGGTGTTAAGAAATCAAAAGGAGGGCGTAAAAATAAGCTCAATTTGGAGGAACAGTTATTGATGGCCTTAGAATACCTTAGAGAATACCGTACTTATTTTCATATAGGTCAGAACTATGGGATTAGTGAAAGTTCAGCATATAAGGCTGTAAAATGGGTAGAAGACACCTTAGTTAAACACCCAAACTTTGCTCTTCCAGGTCGTAAAGCTCTAATGAATAGCGATATGAATTATGAAGTAGTCTTGATTGATGCTACTGAGAGTCCAATAGAAAGACCCAAAAAAAACAAAAATTCTATTATTCAGGAAAGAAGAAAAGGCATACACTAAAGACTCAAATAGTGGTAGACAAGAAAACACACCAAGTAATATGTACAGATTTTTCTAACGGTAAAAAACATGACTTTAGATTATTTAAGGAATCCAAAATTCTTATCCATCCTAAGATTAAAGCGATTACTGATACAGGATATCAAGGTATACAAAAAATTCACAATAATTCTGCATTACCAAAGAAAAAAAGCAAGAAAAATCCTTTAACTAAAAATGATAAAAAGAATAATCGTAGGTTAGCAGGAGAAAGAGTTGTCAATGAAAACGTTATTGGTATGCTAAAACGGTTCAAAATTATTGCTGACAAATATCGAAATAGACGTAAAAGATTTGGTCTTAGATTTAATTTGATCTCTGGCATTTATAATTTTGAACTACCTTAACCAGTTTCGAAAGAGGTCTATTATAAGCGAAAGCGCGCCTGAAACTTCTGCGGGAATTCAATCTACTCTTGGAAAGAATATTACTTCGCTACAATATTTAAAGCCTGGAGGTAATTTTAGCATCAAGGAATGGTTTAGTAATTCTGCTGAAACTGGGATGGCTATTTATCACAGCTACTCCAAGTCAAAGAGCTACTTTACAGCCACTTATTTCAGCATGGATAAGTATAGCTATCAAAGCTTTGATGTGTAGAAATCCTAATCATGATAACAAAAACATATGGTTTATACTTGATGAACTGCCAGCTCTACAAAAAGTTTCATCTTTACCAGTTGCTTTAGCTGAAAGTAGAAAGTATGGAGGCTGCTTTGTTGCTGGGTTGCAGAACATTCATCAATTAGAAGCAATATATGGTTCTGCTGAATGTGCTTCTATGCTTGATTTGTTTAATAGTAAATTTATTTTTCGAGTTAGCGATCAGGTTACAGCTTATAAATCAGCATTAACACTAGGTGAGCAAGAGATAATTGAAACTCAAGAGAACTTGTCATATGGATCAAATACTATGAGAGATGGAGTAAATATGAATAATGTTGAGCGTAAAAAGCTTTTAGTTATGCCATCTGAAATTATGAATCTACCAGACCTTACATGTTATGTAAAGCTTGTTGGTAACTTTCCCATCACAAAACTAACTATGAAGCTACAAAACTTAAATATAGCATATGTTTGGGGATATACATTGCTCAAAAAACTTAAGTTAGTGAATTATTAATTCAAGAATTATCCATGCTAACTTTTAAATTAACCACTTCTTCGTTTGATAACCCAGTATTTTCAGCAATAAATTCAACTGAAAAGCCAGCTTTTAATAAG from Orientia tsutsugamushi str. Boryong includes:
- a CDS encoding IS5-like element ISOt6 family transposase (programmed frameshift); amino-acid sequence: MKLDQIKELKDEKFRRLTVVRKGTFSKMVDILRKADGVKKSKGGRKNKLNLEEQLLMALEYLREYRTYFHIGQNYGISESSAYKAVKWVEDTLVKHPNFALPGRKALMNSDMNYEVVLIDATESPIERPKKKQKFYYSGKKKRHTLKTQIVVDKKTHQVICTDFSNGKKHDFRLFKESKILIHPKIKAITDTGYQGIQKIHNNSALPKKKSKKNPLTKNDKKNNRRLAGERVVNENVIGMLKRFKIIADKYRNRRKRFGLRFNLISGIYNFELP